The Primulina tabacum isolate GXHZ01 chromosome 1, ASM2559414v2, whole genome shotgun sequence genome contains the following window.
TTAATCTGTAATGAAATTTGACTAAAATAAGATTGACCTTAGCAGGTATCAAGTGCAGAAGGTTCTTATATATCATGCAGGAAAATGAAATTATTCCTGAACTATTGCTGTAACTATGTCTTTTGAGCACTCCAGTTATTTTTGTGAGAAATATGCACTGAAAATTGGCTGCCTTGCTCTTCCACTTGCTACCAGAAAGTAGATCTGTCCCTGTTAGGATCTAGATCTCCTAACACAATTAAATCTGCAAATATTTACTAATAGAAAAGAAAGATAGATTTATTTAATACGAAAGATAATCTGAGAATTGTCTCTGCCAAGGATAGAATCCTTTTACAAGAAGAATACGCTCACTCTCCTTGCTTCCTAGCACCAACTAGTAagatcaaaacatgataaacatCAATGAATACCTCTTCTCTTCTCTCCTGCCTAATTTATCTTCCTCCCTCCTAAACCCTTTCCTCTTCCCCAAGTTATCGTTTCTAGAATTCTCTTGATAAGTGGATAGGCCCAATTTATCTATGCCGCCGATAAGCTGAGTTTCAAAGTTCACTTCATTGGCTTCCCCCAAGTTCACAGTCTGATGTCATTGATTGACATTACAAATTTAAAGACTTTCGTGGTAAAATTGAATGATTTAAGTGTGCCAAAAGAATGTTATCGTAATCTGGTGCTGATTTGTGATGATATGGATTGATTGACGTCAACATTTTTACTATTTAGAAATGTTAACTCCTAGACAGGATAATATGCCTGTTTCAACAGGACCTTAACGCTTGTTGTTTTGCAGTTATGGGGAAGGTTGAAGGACAAGGTGAGTCATGGCATGGTCATGTAACTGCTGTTACTGTAGCTCCTGAATATCGCAGGCAACAATTGGCCAAGAAACTGATGAACCTATTGGAGAACATGAGCGACAAGATGTGAGAATCCACATTTTTTTTGCATTCAGATGTGCCTTCATTCGGCATAGTTTATAGAAATGAAATGACACATTCTGGTTGTGTTCAAACATTTCAATAGATTCTTCAAGTTGTTTGTTTCTGCAATTTTAAGGTCGTTATTATTTCCTTTGTTGTCCAATCCATTTCTCTATTTTATTCTAAATCTTAGGAGAAAGGTAGTGTTCTGTGGGATTGTATGTTCAATGTTAGTGAAGTTTCTCGAGTATTTTGGCCTTAGTGGCATTTTCTCATTTGATTTTGATGTCTGCCACTTTTTATGTTGCTTGAAACTTGAAAGTGGGAGCATGCATAAAAGAATGTACATTGAAAATTGCCACAACTTTGAGTAATAGGAGTCTTCTTTTATGCATTCACTTGAGCGGTACATACGATGAAGCTGCTAGGATTTGCTTTATGCAATACTCTGAGTCTCCCTCTCAAATAATTAGTTCTAAATTTGAAAGTAACATTTTCACCATGAAATGGCGTAGGAAGTTCCATTTATTTCTGTTACGAGGTATTATATGAGTAATGATATGGAATATTTTGTCTCTACAGTGACAAGGCTTATTTTGTGGACCTTTTCGTGAGAGCTTCTAATATACCTGCCATAAAGATGTATGAAAAGGTACTGAAAATTTTGTTTCTTCATACGTGAAAATTTGTTATTAAAACCATTGTCCTTTGAAAATTGTATCGAATACATGGATGTGTTTTCTACTGATAATTGCATTCCTTTGAAAATTGTATCGAATACATGGATGGATGTGTTTTCTACTCATAATTGCATCCCCATGAAtgctcatttttttcttttttcagctTGGCTACATAGTGTATAGACGCGTACTTCGATATTACTCTGGTGAGGAGGATGGCTTGGGTGAGTTGCTGTACACAAATCTGAGAAAGTCGTCTGTTTTGACCGAATATTGTTGGCTTTTCTAAATGGTATCTTTTGCCGTGATGTTTTTAATTTTCAGATATGAGGAAAGCTCTGCCGAGGGATGTGGAAAAGAAGTCTGTTATTCCTTTGAAGCGGCCCATCACTCCGGACGAATTGGAATATGACTAGGGATGGGTTCTTCATTTTAGCACCCAAATCAAGGTTAAATGAAATGTGAGTTCCTGTTGATACTAAAGTTATCGAGCTAAATCTTGAGATTTTGAGGAAtggttttttctttaaatacaaCTGGTCTGAGTATTTGAGACTACTAAACCGCAATTAAACACGTGTATCTTTAACTATTTGGGGCTGTGGAAGTATATTACCAATTTtcaagtttttaaaaaaaacgatTATATTGTTCGAACATGATCGATGTGTGGCAAACCATCTCGTCATTTAAACTCCCCAACTATATTGGAAGTTGCATCGGTATTTTGTTGGCAAAATTATGAATGACAGCACATGACATATTGATGGTGGTGGTCGGCTGTCATCATTATGCAGCGGAAAATTCGATAGCTTTGTGCATGAAATTTGACGAAAGAAACACGTTGTTTCACATGGATAAATAAGCTCTATAAATAAAGCATTATGCCCTCATTTCACATCTCATTCTCCTGTTCTTCTCTCATCTCAGTgttgtttttataatttttgtgaAGTGTTTTGTTAACGTGTATTAAGAGAATATTCTATTTGGAAACACTACTAGTgtggttgtacaccataaaatattttagtgaaatttttttaatcttgttatgtgatttttactttaataatttttataggtTTTTCACGTAAATTTCGGTGCtcaattttattctttattttcatagtTATATATCAAGATACTGCATCTGAGACAAATAAATGGTATAagattttgtttaaaatttcttaaaattttgagtATGCTATATAATTGCAGTCTAAACCGATTTTACACATCGGAAAAATTTTTTCGAGATTTTATTAAGGTgatattattttgtttagtCTACTatattgttgtagacataatgatGTGCATGTACGAGATAACAAAGTTCAATTAGAGTAATTTTATgttgtgaaaaataaagataacgACAATTAAGAGAGAAGAATTGCTCGGAGGATATTGGAGATAAATCGAGGGACTTGACAGATGATGGGAAGttgaatgagatgaatgataatgtaaGGTTCAAAATGCGCTAATGTAATCCAATTGTatgtaaatctagaaaaaatagaaaatgcttaattaaattacTTTAATTGCATTTATTGAATATGGCagacatgtttacatgtttaaaatatggttttctaTTAGAATACATAAAACCGtgtttaaaggttattcgagacgcgatcgagggaCGGAGATCAGGGATcgtaaaaagaaaatatttttattaaatgattctttttaattaattaatatatgatatatttaatatgagattttcgaaaatgatgtcttttgaggtgtttttacgcgtctagtcatattttaaatcgataattgatttttgacgaaaatagggactttttgagaactatgttaatattttcgaaaactatcataaacaaaataattttcctaCATTCTAATGAGCCTATTATACTATGGTTATTTATCCTAAACTCCTAtcctatattttatatcaaagcAAGCTTCTAAAAATCTAATCTACACAACATAAACTCACGCCTACATCAGGCAAGAGTCCTAGTTTTCTCTCCCCACTCCTCACGCCACCCACCATACATTTTGAGAAGAAAATTCACGTGATAGTTGAGAGGAAAGCGCATCAAGGGTCTTGGTCTTTTCGCCAACGTCCTTCACATCTCAAAttgttttcgtgcgtaaaatacgtaAAGACACGTCTTAATCTTCATTCACTCATCGctcataccatattatgtgtatttaacatgattgcatgaaaaatattatacactttcttttattttcgtttttattacAAAACACGGACAAAACTTGAGTTTTTATCTTTCTAAATTCATGATTATGATGCACAAATGGGTTGTTATGATAGAGCTATGGGAAATGACGTTTtcaacatgtttaagggtccatagatgCATGGCCGAGGGCTGGACAAGGTAGGGAGACATGCTGAACGAAAATCGGGTTTTAAGGAGCTAGGGTTTTCGGTTTTGGATTCCTACGAGGGCGCGGCCACTAGCTGCTGTAGGGACATGTTTAAGGGGCCTAATAGGGTCTAGTCATGGTTCTAGTCTGATTGAGGGAAGGCTGGTTTGAAGGGAAAGGGTTGTAGCGTGATGCTTGGGCGCGCAAGCCATGTAAGGATCGAGTTTGGGGGGCTGTGCGTTCTAGGCTCTTTAAGCTCGGTCCATCAGGGTCTCTAGGGGCCGTTCAGGGTCTTAAGAAGGTTGGTTAGGGTCTGGACACAGTGGTTAAGGGCGATGATCGAATAGCTTGAACTTGGCTAGGGCTAGGGTGTGGTTCAAAATCGTGCAGAATTTCCAACAAGGTTCTAGGCTTGTTCAAGGGTTCTAAATGGTTTGATTTGGTTTGTATTGGGTATGGGGTTAGGTGTTATAAGTTATGATTCaaatttggtaaagtttggagttgattcgggttaaaaccgggacgtACGTTTAAGTTGTAAAACGAATTGGAAAATTAGTCGaggagcttaagtttacgtctaagaaatgcttatgggtgtattttaaggtgttacgctaagtttggatggattcgggtcgtcgttttaaggttcAAGTGTAAATTGAGCAAGTtggggtttcaggggcaaaacagttattttacacctaaaaaatgttagacgtcattgcagtgtcctgaatgctaaaattttattttggaagtttatggaattttatgatgaaaaacgataatgctaaaagacgtgttgcagtgcttggtttaaaagaaaaatgatatacatgcatgaatttttataagtggtgaaaataatgaaaggttgaaggagatgacttgattgtgactaatacgatgatatgatgatatgttaggccaaggctcagttgacgggtgagagtgtcgctgatgtccccactgtctggtaccatggttatacgtaaATGGATCTATCAACCCAAAGTtgaaacgaaagtcacaattaatgatctgaattgaATAAAAGGGGTAACATATAcgataaaagaaaaaatgatttaaatttatgcttgttcatgaaaagctattttaataCAAGTATCTTTCATTGTTGCTTGTGAATGTAAAtgtattacttattattatggttgaggtttgttgagtcaatagactcactaggtgtaatcgatgtaggtgagcatgattttgttgattgatggaggtcttgatggtcgAACTAGCTAGACTGatggtgcacacaacccgaggaccgtcgctagtttttcgcattatgatttaaaattactttaaagattttatgactatgcttttgagaggttttgatAGGATTTAAGTGTTTTTTGCTATTTTGAAAATTGCTAATTTTAGGATTGGTTtgacgatttacgatttcatgttttgaattgcattcttttttattttcaaatactaggttggttggtttattttaaaggatgcaaattatatttaaaatatatatgtatatggaCATCTCGGCCGAAggtataaaaaaatacaaaaaattctattatattttaaagaaaaatgagtagtagacgtttaagataatgttgttgtcaatttacacttggccATAGCAGACGAAATATTCTCAAGTATCCTTGAGATAAAGACGACAAAAGTTATATGTGAtatgacaaagatgtacgaagTCAATTCACTACATAATAAGATTTTTCTAAAGATGATGTTTTATATTCTTCGAATGACGAAATACTCATCAATGACTGATCATAACGATACTCTAAATATTCTATTTGCTCAACTCACATCTATGGAGCATAAAATAGAGGAAAAAATGTGTGAaacttctacttcaaagtctatcagatTCAtgtgatcaacttatcatcaattTAACCAACAATATCCTCACAGGACTTTTTAAacttcgacgatgtcttaactgcggttcctGAATAATAAAATTATCATGCCTGGGAAATCGCTGAGGTTggtatcatcaaaataaaaatatttgatggaCATCATTCGCACCATATAGTAGGTACGAGATTTGAAGGGGCTGACGAAGAATCATTTGTCCTTAGGACAATTGGATGATATTGGGTGTCAAATCCGTATCGAGAATGTGATCATGAAAATTATGAGGagcgcgcttgtggttatgaaagAGGAAAATATTGATGCAAATCTATATTTACTTTTGGTAGAAATACACAAAGAGGCGGAACTATTCGTTGCATCGATTGGTGCAGGAGAAGAAGTAATAGTGTTATGACATAGAAAGCTCAGACATATGTCAaaacgagggttgaaaattctctcagaacgaaAGCTGTTGTCGGGGCTTACAAAAGTTTCAATGTCCTTTCGTAAGCATTGTCTAACtggtaaacaacacagattaaagtttgacaCTTCTACTGCCAAAAGCAAAAGCATGTTGGAGTttattcattcggatgtttggcagaCATCAGTTGTAttcctaggaggagcgagatactttgtctcgttcattgatgatttctctagaagatgttgggtgtatccaatcaagaagaaataagATGTTTTCCAAgtattcaaagatttcaatgCGTGTTGAATTTgattctgaaaaaaaaaatcaactatTTGAGGACTGACAATTGAGGAGAATATATCGATAGCGAATTTGATGAgttttgtcaacatgagggcatcaaagatagttcacgacggcttacacacctcaacagaatggagtgacAAAGTGGATGAACATGACCGTGTTGGATAGAACAAAAGCAATGTTGTAGACTGGAAAGCCGactgattattctcatttgcatacatttgaaaGTTTTGTGCATTTTTTGTACATCAAAGTTTGATTTGAAATCCAGAAATGTATCTtattgggttatgctgatggtgTAAAGGGGTTTcacttgtgggatcctactttccacaagcttgtcatcaacagagatgttatcttcgaggaagataaagtaaagggagataAAGACCCaatgaattcagaaactactagaATTCAGGTGAAAAATAAGATAGACGAATATcaaatttcttgtgaagcagtaatGGAGCACAaggaacaagaacatgttgagtctgaggtttctaAAGTTAGGAAAACCATTGGTAACAGGTGGATCTATAAGATCCAGTGTAATGACAATAACCAAGTAGAGTGgcatcgtgctagattggtggtaaaaatgtatgctcagaaagaagacaTTAACTTCGATGAGATGTTTTCTCCAGTTGTTCGGGCTTACAAcaatcagagtagtgttggcattgtgtCCGATGTTTCTACAATCTAGAATAGCTAGATGTGAAAATGACATTTACTCAAGGAGATTTtgagaagaaatctatatgcctCAGTCAGAAGATTTTTCCAAAAAAGGCAAATAGAACTTGATTTGTAGGGTGAACAAATCTCTGTATGCTCTCAAACAGGCGTTGagatgttggtacaagagatttgattcctatatcatgagttTTGGATAGAACAAACttagtgcagacccttgtacatagTTCAAGAGATCTTGTGATGATTATATTGGTAGCCGCCCCAACATAGATCAAGTCTAAGAGTTCAAGgcacggttggctagggaatttgatatgaagaaCTTGGAACCAGCAAACAAGAtcctagggatgcaagttcaacGAAATAGAAGTGACGGAAAAATGTGGCTTTCCcataaaattatttgaaaaaagtcTTGCAAcacttcaacatgcaagatagtaagccaatttgACTAATCTTCCCGTTAGCTTCAAGTTATCCTCTTAGATGTGTCCTAGCAATGAAGCACAAAAGATGAGATGTCTTGATTACCATATGCCTCAGTAGTGAAAAAATTGTTGTTTGTcgtgatctgtacaagaccagacattgctcaagcagtgagAGCAGTTAGgcagtatatggcaaatcctagacgagagcattggagcactgttaagaggatccttagatacattaagtgTACCTCATATACtacattatgttatggaggatctgattttacactcaggggctatgtcgattcagattatgcggGTGatcttcataaaaaaatatatatcgctggttatgtgtttacacttgcataGAGAGCTGTAAGTTGagtttcaaaactgcaaacaGTTGTGGCATTATCTACAATGGAAATAGAATATAAGGTAGATACTCAAGCTTGCAATGAGGTAATATGGATTAAAAGATAATTGGAGGATATTAGACAAAAACAAGATAAGGTTCATTTGTTTTGTGACCGTCAGAGCGCCTTGCACATAGCcaggaatccagcctttcattccatgACTAAAGACATTAAAGTTCAATTTCACTTTGTTcgagaagtagtagaagaaagaaatgcgaatatgcagaagatccatacaaatGATAACATAGCTGATGTTCTTACCAAGCcggtgaacactgataagtttgagtggtgtagatcttCAAGTGGCCAAACGAAAACGCAAGCAGCAGGTAATGACAAGATTGAAAAGATGTGTGGAGTTGTGGAGatatgtttgattctcaatcaaatctccaagtgagAGAAATGTTGGCAAAATTATGAATGGTAGCAGATAACACGTTGATGGTGGTGGTTGGCTATCTTTATGTAGCGAAAATTTCAGTAGCTTTGTGTACCAAAATTGACGAAGGAAACACGCTGTTTCACATGGATAATGGAGCTCTATAAATATATCTTCATTCCTTCACTTCACCACTTATTATTCTCGAGTTCTTCTCttatttcaatatatttttatttgagtgtgttgttctataatatttttgagttATTTTGTTTTCATGTATTAAGAGTGTATTATCTTTGAAACAAAATGATTTGTTGTACTTCATAAAATATAATgttcaatttaatttttattttcatatttatatatcaagATATTGCACCTGAGACTAACGTATTTTTCCATTGATTTTTGCATCCCAAAAACATAAATTTCTTAAACTAATATCCCAACCACATTTGACAATTAAAAGTAATTTTCAACTTCAGTCAGCGCTTTGGAGTCAGGACCTCAACTTCAACTTCATAGATTCATCGGACGGTTGTTGTATAAAGGGTTGGGCACGGGTCGGGTTTTACGGTTCGGATATTCGAAATTTCGGGTATCCGACAAGTCAGGTAGTAAATTTTACTACCCGACACCAATCCGATCATGTCGGACCGACTATCGGATACCCGAAATGATCGGGTATTTTCGGGTACCTGACAGTCGGGTACCCgaaaaaaaaagttaatttttttaaatttttttttgaaaaaacatatatatttttcgcATATCACAAAAAATCACGTCATTATATCGAGTTATAGctagtaaattaaaaaaaaacatgtatttttcacatttcacaAAATATAATGTCATTATATCATTTTATGATTAATCATTTGTCATTATATCGAGTCATGACTAGCCACAA
Protein-coding sequences here:
- the LOC142544509 gene encoding LOW QUALITY PROTEIN: N-terminal acetyltransferase B complex catalytic subunit NAA20 (The sequence of the model RefSeq protein was modified relative to this genomic sequence to represent the inferred CDS: deleted 1 base in 1 codon) — its product is MTSIRRFCCNDLLRFASVNLDHLTETFNLSFYMTYLARWPDYFHVAEAPGNRIMGYIMGKVEGQGESWHGHVTAVTVAPEYRRQQLAKKLMNLLENMSDKIDKAYFVDLFVRASNIPAIKMYEKLGYIVYRRVLRYYSGEEDGLDMRKALPRDVEKKSVIPLKRPITPDELEYD